In Vibrio alginolyticus NBRC 15630 = ATCC 17749, one genomic interval encodes:
- a CDS encoding DsbA family protein, protein MTFTRTLLALTMAIVPAVSFASEKTSEQKLEEITQILKENPQILDSLHQNLQEYIAYQQSFGDTLKEVRQYLNDGKHSSFGAETPELTIINVTDYSCPFCKRLEGELVKVGKEYPQIKVLNLNVSFKEQYEKNGYNSASYALNVWQNQRDKYEQVHELLVKKPGAHDVRSLKQIAKKTGTEAQLVDDKETKALLDKNYQYFTQLGLRGTPALIINDQIIPGYVPFDELEKVIDQELAN, encoded by the coding sequence ATGACATTCACTCGTACACTTTTGGCGTTAACGATGGCTATCGTACCTGCCGTATCTTTCGCATCAGAAAAGACCTCAGAACAAAAGCTAGAGGAAATTACTCAGATACTAAAAGAGAACCCTCAAATTCTTGATTCATTGCACCAAAACCTGCAAGAGTACATTGCGTATCAGCAGTCATTTGGCGACACCTTGAAGGAGGTTCGTCAATATCTAAATGATGGCAAACATTCCTCTTTTGGTGCTGAAACCCCTGAGTTAACCATTATTAACGTAACGGACTACAGTTGCCCTTTTTGTAAACGTTTAGAAGGAGAACTGGTCAAAGTTGGTAAGGAATATCCGCAGATAAAAGTGCTTAACCTCAATGTTTCTTTTAAAGAACAATACGAGAAAAACGGCTACAACTCGGCAAGTTACGCATTAAATGTTTGGCAAAACCAGCGAGATAAGTACGAACAAGTGCATGAGTTATTGGTGAAAAAACCGGGCGCACATGATGTACGTTCGTTAAAACAGATCGCGAAGAAAACGGGGACAGAAGCGCAGCTTGTCGACGACAAAGAGACCAAAGCGCTGCTTGATAAAAACTATCAGTATTTCACGCAACTTGGTTTACGCGGCACGCCCGCGTTGATCATTAATGATCAGATCATTCCTGGTTATGTGCCGTTTGACGAGCTAGAAAAAGTCATCGACCAAGAACTGGCGAACTAA
- a CDS encoding alpha-amylase, translating into MKLNLITTTLLLASASAIAEPNITISTTTNSRDFPLSAEQPLVVPLTKDGYTLKITGVEGDCVAPDGQKVKFNKPIALNCGKPTELPLKVRFTGDYSFAYDDAAKTLLFKREPKKAAKTEFKRPIPQVQCEVYQGGEVTIAVGDSFPEGTKLRDAYSGQMVEVKEQKVSLTPSKDSGGLVLLEPVQKTKEAVLFDYRNANIYFVMVDRFNNADASNDNSYGRKKDGKDEVGTFHGGDLKGVIEKLDYIKSLGTDAIWLSPIVEQVHGFVGGGDSGSFPFYAYHGYWTRDFTKIDENFGNEEDLKTLVEEAHKRGLKVLMDAVINHSGYSTLADLQFDGIDVLKPNAELPKKWGDWQPKAGENWHSYHQNIDYQSPNWAKWWGGDWVRTGLPGYPAPGSSDITMSLAGLPDFITESDKAVKPAQWLLDNPGTRVEARDNYTVADYLIEWQTDWVKRFGIDGYRVDTVKHVEGDVWKRLKEEASSSLEQWRKENGKSGQPFWMMGEVWGHTAYRSPYFDDGFDALINFDMQKKLDKGAACFSQMADTYQSYADTIANEKDFNPVSYMSSHDTELFFSRFKDYGMQRNAANALLLSPGAVQVYYGDEVGRNIGPYADDFHQGTRSDMVWKLSDDKQALLKHWQILGQFRQAHPAIGAGQHRVIAQEGAYVFSRSLGNDKVVVAFVGRDK; encoded by the coding sequence ATGAAACTGAACCTGATTACCACTACTTTACTGCTTGCGTCGGCAAGTGCCATCGCCGAGCCTAACATCACCATTTCTACCACGACCAACAGCCGTGACTTTCCGTTAAGTGCAGAGCAGCCTTTGGTTGTGCCCTTAACCAAAGACGGATACACGCTCAAAATCACGGGTGTTGAAGGCGACTGTGTCGCGCCTGATGGCCAGAAGGTCAAATTCAACAAACCTATCGCGCTAAATTGTGGCAAGCCGACCGAACTGCCACTCAAAGTTCGCTTTACTGGCGACTATTCCTTCGCTTATGACGACGCGGCTAAGACGTTGCTGTTTAAGCGAGAGCCGAAAAAAGCAGCAAAAACCGAATTTAAACGCCCGATCCCGCAAGTACAATGTGAAGTCTACCAAGGCGGTGAAGTGACGATCGCTGTGGGGGATAGCTTTCCTGAAGGCACCAAGTTACGCGATGCTTATTCAGGTCAAATGGTTGAAGTGAAAGAGCAGAAAGTATCGCTGACGCCAAGTAAAGACTCTGGTGGCCTAGTGCTGCTAGAGCCTGTGCAGAAAACCAAAGAGGCGGTGCTATTTGATTACCGAAACGCGAACATTTACTTCGTGATGGTTGATCGTTTCAACAACGCAGACGCAAGTAACGACAACAGTTATGGGCGTAAAAAAGACGGCAAAGATGAAGTTGGCACGTTCCACGGCGGTGACCTTAAAGGTGTAATTGAGAAACTGGATTACATCAAGAGCCTAGGTACAGACGCGATTTGGTTGTCGCCAATCGTTGAACAAGTGCACGGCTTTGTCGGTGGTGGCGATAGTGGCTCATTCCCGTTTTATGCATACCACGGCTACTGGACGCGCGATTTCACCAAGATTGATGAGAACTTCGGTAACGAAGAAGATTTAAAAACGCTGGTGGAAGAGGCGCACAAGCGTGGCCTCAAAGTCTTGATGGATGCGGTTATCAACCATTCTGGTTACTCAACATTGGCAGATCTACAGTTCGACGGTATCGATGTGTTAAAGCCTAATGCCGAACTGCCCAAGAAATGGGGCGACTGGCAACCAAAAGCAGGCGAAAATTGGCATAGCTACCACCAGAACATTGATTATCAGAGTCCGAACTGGGCGAAGTGGTGGGGCGGCGATTGGGTAAGAACCGGCTTGCCGGGTTACCCAGCTCCGGGCAGTAGCGACATTACGATGTCTCTTGCTGGCTTGCCAGATTTCATCACTGAATCAGACAAAGCAGTGAAGCCCGCGCAGTGGCTATTGGATAACCCTGGCACTCGCGTAGAAGCTCGTGACAACTACACCGTGGCGGATTACTTGATTGAGTGGCAAACTGATTGGGTGAAACGCTTTGGCATTGATGGTTACCGTGTCGATACGGTGAAGCACGTTGAAGGCGATGTGTGGAAACGCTTGAAAGAAGAGGCTTCAAGCAGTCTTGAGCAGTGGCGTAAAGAGAATGGTAAGTCAGGTCAGCCGTTCTGGATGATGGGCGAAGTCTGGGGACACACTGCGTATCGTAGCCCTTATTTCGATGATGGTTTTGACGCGTTGATCAACTTCGATATGCAGAAGAAGCTAGACAAAGGCGCGGCGTGCTTTAGCCAAATGGCAGACACTTACCAAAGCTATGCGGACACTATCGCGAACGAGAAAGACTTCAACCCAGTCAGTTACATGTCTTCTCACGATACGGAGTTGTTTTTCTCACGTTTTAAAGATTACGGCATGCAACGTAACGCCGCGAACGCATTGCTCCTTAGCCCAGGAGCGGTTCAGGTTTATTATGGCGATGAAGTAGGCCGTAACATTGGCCCTTACGCGGATGATTTCCACCAAGGCACACGTTCAGACATGGTTTGGAAGCTATCTGATGATAAACAAGCTTTGCTGAAACATTGGCAAATCCTTGGTCAGTTCCGTCAAGCACACCCTGCCATTGGCGCAGGTCAGCATCGAGTGATTGCACAGGAAGGCGCGTACGTTTTCTCTCGTTCGCTTGGCAATGACAAAGTCGTCGTGGCGTTTGTTGGACGTGATAAGTAA
- the mtgA gene encoding monofunctional biosynthetic peptidoglycan transglycosylase: MRKIKSLLFNILLVLLLLPVMLVGIVKYIDPPIWGWKISRMISPPEGFPEESQNEWVPLSDISKHIQLAVIATEDQKFPTHYGVDFDSLFKVISESGESGPSRGASTITQQTAKNVFLFPSHSYVRKAYELYFALLMEAMWSKKRILEVYLNVVEFGPGIYGAEAAAQNYFGIPAKQLSTRQAARLAVVLPNPYRIKVYPQTSYTISRVNWAMRQMRNLGSVQL, from the coding sequence TTGAGAAAGATTAAATCCCTTCTGTTCAATATCTTATTGGTGCTTTTGCTTTTACCAGTGATGCTCGTTGGCATAGTGAAATACATCGATCCACCAATTTGGGGATGGAAGATCAGCCGCATGATTTCTCCTCCTGAAGGATTTCCTGAAGAGAGTCAAAATGAATGGGTGCCTTTGAGTGATATTTCTAAACACATTCAACTGGCCGTGATTGCGACAGAAGATCAAAAGTTCCCGACCCATTACGGAGTGGATTTTGATTCCTTGTTTAAAGTGATCTCAGAGTCTGGCGAGAGCGGTCCCTCTCGCGGTGCGAGCACGATTACTCAGCAAACTGCAAAGAACGTGTTTCTGTTTCCTTCACACTCTTATGTGCGCAAAGCGTATGAGCTTTATTTTGCTCTGCTGATGGAAGCAATGTGGAGTAAAAAACGCATTCTTGAAGTGTATTTGAATGTGGTGGAGTTTGGTCCAGGTATTTATGGCGCGGAAGCCGCTGCGCAAAACTACTTTGGTATTCCTGCTAAACAACTTTCAACACGCCAAGCAGCAAGGCTTGCGGTGGTGCTGCCAAATCCGTATCGCATCAAAGTTTACCCTCAGACTTCTTACACCATCAGCCGCGTCAATTGGGCGATGAGACAAATGCGTAACCTTGGTAGCGTTCAGCTTTAA
- the glgB gene encoding 1,4-alpha-glucan branching protein GlgB yields the protein MKITKTKKIKKKHERAYELLAEAAYSDPFAALGPFIDDGEGSLRVWMPGANKVELLVNGEPRVALERDGDSGFILKEQRDLHLTHYRLAVDWNGVEQIIDDPYQYHNIYQEYEHLHTPKDMYHYMGAHFVTLERGGENISGVRFLVYAPHASAVSLVGCFNQWDGRRHPMQRLDYGIWGLFIPGLEEGVQYKFELKGPNGEGLPHKQDPWGFYSEQYPSFASITYDHKRYQWQDAKWQNRAVTQKRDEALSFYELHAGSWKRDEKGDFLNYRELAEQLVPYLVDMGYTHVELMPVSEHPFYGSWGYQPVGLFAPTSRYGSPDDFKFFVDACHQAGIGVVLDWVPAHFPSDDHGLANFDGTPLFHDPDPRRGWHQDWNSYIYDLGREHVRRFLVSNALYWFEQFHIDGIRVDAVASMLYLDYSRSHDQWVPNVDGGNENYDAIATLKWMNEEVYKHFPNAMTIAEESTAFPGVSAPTFMGGLGFGFKWNMGWMHDSLSYIKEDPVHRKYHHNTITFPLVYAHSENYVLSLSHDEVVYGKGSIHNKMPGDEWQQTANLRAYYGYMYGQPGKKLNFMGAEIGQTAEWNHDDQLQWFLLEYERHQGVQKLMRDLNHLYRNEAAMHDQDCVPAGFEWRLQDEADASILAHERISKEGERILIITNFTPVPHERFRLGVPNAGQYELLLNTDDSKYGGSDFKVLTSVKTEKVESESLPQSLELRLPPLSTVFYKLHK from the coding sequence TTGAAAATCACCAAAACAAAGAAAATAAAGAAAAAACACGAACGCGCGTACGAACTGCTTGCTGAGGCGGCTTACTCAGATCCATTTGCGGCGTTGGGCCCATTCATTGATGACGGCGAAGGTTCGCTGCGAGTGTGGATGCCAGGCGCAAACAAGGTTGAACTGCTTGTTAATGGTGAACCTCGCGTGGCGCTTGAACGCGATGGCGACAGCGGTTTTATCTTAAAAGAGCAACGCGACTTACACCTGACCCACTACCGTTTAGCGGTCGATTGGAATGGTGTTGAACAAATTATTGATGACCCGTACCAGTACCACAATATCTACCAAGAGTACGAGCATCTGCATACGCCAAAAGACATGTATCACTACATGGGCGCGCACTTTGTCACGCTAGAACGTGGCGGTGAAAACATTTCCGGTGTTCGTTTCCTTGTCTACGCTCCACATGCATCGGCTGTTAGCCTTGTGGGTTGCTTTAACCAATGGGATGGTCGTCGTCACCCAATGCAACGTTTAGATTATGGCATTTGGGGTTTGTTCATTCCTGGTTTAGAAGAAGGCGTTCAGTACAAATTTGAGCTCAAAGGGCCAAATGGGGAAGGGCTGCCACACAAACAAGACCCTTGGGGTTTCTACTCTGAGCAATACCCATCGTTCGCATCCATTACTTACGATCACAAGCGTTACCAATGGCAAGATGCGAAGTGGCAAAACCGCGCAGTGACACAAAAGCGTGATGAAGCGCTATCGTTTTATGAGCTGCATGCTGGATCATGGAAACGCGACGAGAAAGGTGATTTCCTCAACTACCGCGAACTCGCGGAGCAGTTGGTGCCATACCTTGTGGATATGGGCTACACCCACGTTGAGCTGATGCCTGTGTCTGAGCATCCATTCTATGGTTCATGGGGCTATCAACCCGTTGGCTTATTTGCGCCAACCAGCCGTTACGGCTCTCCTGATGATTTCAAATTCTTCGTGGATGCGTGTCACCAAGCTGGTATCGGTGTGGTGCTGGATTGGGTTCCGGCGCACTTCCCATCGGATGACCACGGTTTAGCAAACTTTGACGGCACACCGTTGTTCCACGACCCGGACCCGCGTCGCGGTTGGCACCAAGATTGGAACTCATACATCTATGATTTAGGCCGTGAACATGTGCGTCGCTTCCTTGTATCGAATGCGCTGTACTGGTTTGAACAATTCCATATTGATGGCATTCGCGTGGACGCAGTCGCATCGATGCTTTACCTCGACTACTCACGTAGCCACGATCAGTGGGTACCGAACGTCGACGGTGGCAATGAAAACTACGACGCAATCGCAACCTTAAAATGGATGAACGAAGAAGTGTACAAGCACTTCCCGAATGCGATGACGATTGCGGAAGAGTCAACGGCGTTTCCTGGGGTGTCTGCGCCAACCTTTATGGGTGGTTTAGGTTTTGGCTTCAAGTGGAATATGGGGTGGATGCACGACAGTCTTTCATACATCAAAGAAGATCCTGTTCACCGCAAATACCACCACAATACCATCACATTCCCGCTGGTTTATGCGCACAGCGAGAACTACGTCTTGTCTCTCTCTCACGATGAGGTGGTGTACGGCAAAGGCTCTATCCATAACAAGATGCCGGGTGATGAATGGCAGCAAACCGCAAACCTACGTGCATACTACGGTTACATGTATGGTCAACCGGGCAAAAAGCTGAACTTCATGGGCGCGGAAATCGGCCAAACGGCGGAGTGGAACCACGATGATCAGTTGCAATGGTTCTTGCTGGAATATGAGCGTCATCAAGGTGTCCAAAAGCTGATGCGAGATTTGAACCACTTGTACCGAAATGAAGCGGCGATGCACGATCAAGATTGTGTTCCTGCTGGTTTTGAGTGGCGTCTACAAGACGAAGCGGATGCGAGCATCCTAGCGCACGAGCGTATTAGTAAAGAAGGTGAGCGTATTCTGATCATCACCAACTTTACGCCCGTACCACACGAGCGCTTTCGTTTAGGCGTTCCAAATGCAGGTCAATACGAACTGCTACTGAATACAGACGACAGCAAATACGGCGGCAGCGATTTTAAAGTGCTGACCAGTGTGAAAACGGAAAAAGTTGAAAGTGAATCACTGCCTCAATCACTTGAGCTTCGTTTGCCTCCACTTTCAACCGTGTTCTACAAGCTGCACAAATAA
- the malQ gene encoding 4-alpha-glucanotransferase, translated as MKEQTALKKVAEMARLADSYVSAWGDEAKVSEETLRRLLASLGYDTSSDEKLLASAEKKHKKDVLAPVLVLRDGEPVEVELNLGTSARESEFSWRLETEQGEVLEGYLQSQIVRDERAEGGPLVFALPKNLAWGYHKLIISRKRRKTPYEMSLIITPKACFKQDDLNQHKKLWGPSIQLYTLRTQHNWGIGDFGDLKQLVSDIASRGGDFIGLNPIHSLFPANPEGASPYSPSSRRWLNIMYIDVSSVPEFALSAEAQQRVGSAEFQQRLQKARDSHWVNYTEVSQLKMSVLPLLFSEFKARHLDKNTDRARAFLDFVEKGGDSLLHQAAFDALHADLHAEDANMWGWPVFPEKYRTFDAAGTQKYIKDNQDRVHLYMYLQWIADDQIKEAQALAEEKGMAVGLYRDLAVGVADSGSETWADEGNLVLDASIGAPPDILGPLGQNWGLPPLNPQVLEATGYDAYIKLLRANMKHCGALRIDHVLGLLRLWWIPKGEKATEGAYLYYPVEDMLAILALESHRHQCSVIGEDLGTVPDEIVDILRDAGVHSYKVFFFETSKEDGGFISPKHYAEQSMAALCTHDMPTLRGFWHCDDLKMGREIGLYPDEKQLEGLFADRLKCKQGILDSVRWHGYLPEGIGHDAQFVPMDSYLSEALQLHVAAGDSALLSVQLEDWLEMDQPVNIPGTVDEYPNWRRKLSMNLDEIFSREDVNRISKRLTEVRAQASK; from the coding sequence ATGAAAGAACAAACAGCATTAAAGAAAGTCGCGGAAATGGCGAGATTGGCTGATAGCTATGTCAGTGCTTGGGGAGATGAGGCGAAAGTGTCTGAGGAGACGCTACGCCGCTTGCTCGCTTCGCTTGGCTACGATACTAGCAGTGATGAAAAACTACTGGCTTCTGCTGAAAAGAAACATAAAAAAGACGTACTAGCCCCTGTTCTTGTTTTACGCGACGGCGAACCAGTCGAAGTGGAACTAAACCTAGGTACGAGTGCTCGTGAGAGTGAATTCAGCTGGCGTTTAGAAACAGAACAAGGAGAGGTACTTGAAGGCTATCTTCAGTCCCAAATTGTTCGTGATGAGCGTGCTGAGGGTGGCCCTCTAGTGTTTGCATTGCCAAAGAACTTGGCTTGGGGTTATCACAAACTGATCATCAGTCGTAAGCGTCGTAAAACACCTTACGAGATGTCATTGATCATTACGCCGAAAGCGTGTTTCAAACAAGACGATCTAAACCAACACAAAAAGCTATGGGGTCCTAGTATCCAGCTTTACACACTGCGTACTCAGCATAACTGGGGCATCGGTGATTTTGGCGACCTAAAACAACTGGTGAGTGATATTGCCTCTCGTGGCGGTGACTTCATTGGCTTGAACCCTATTCACTCGCTGTTCCCTGCGAATCCAGAAGGGGCAAGCCCATACAGCCCGTCTTCTCGTCGTTGGTTGAACATCATGTACATCGATGTAAGCTCTGTACCTGAGTTCGCGCTAAGTGCAGAAGCACAACAACGTGTTGGTAGCGCAGAGTTCCAACAACGTCTACAAAAAGCGCGAGACTCTCATTGGGTGAATTACACCGAAGTTTCGCAACTAAAAATGAGTGTTCTTCCGCTGCTATTCAGTGAGTTTAAAGCTCGCCATTTAGACAAGAACACCGATCGCGCTCGTGCCTTCTTGGACTTTGTTGAAAAAGGCGGCGACAGCTTGCTACACCAAGCTGCATTCGATGCACTTCATGCTGATTTACATGCAGAAGATGCAAACATGTGGGGCTGGCCAGTATTCCCTGAGAAATACCGCACATTCGACGCAGCTGGTACTCAGAAGTACATCAAGGACAACCAAGATCGCGTTCACTTGTACATGTACCTACAATGGATCGCAGACGATCAAATCAAAGAAGCGCAAGCTCTAGCAGAAGAAAAAGGCATGGCGGTTGGTCTGTACCGCGACCTTGCTGTAGGTGTTGCAGATTCTGGCAGTGAAACATGGGCGGATGAAGGCAACCTAGTGCTGGATGCAAGCATCGGTGCGCCACCAGATATTCTTGGCCCTCTAGGTCAAAACTGGGGTCTGCCACCGCTTAACCCTCAAGTGTTGGAAGCGACAGGCTACGATGCGTATATCAAGTTGCTACGTGCCAACATGAAGCATTGTGGCGCACTGCGTATCGACCACGTACTTGGCCTATTGCGTCTATGGTGGATTCCAAAAGGCGAGAAAGCGACAGAAGGCGCGTACTTGTACTACCCAGTGGAAGACATGCTCGCAATCCTAGCGCTTGAGTCGCACCGTCATCAGTGCTCTGTGATTGGTGAAGACTTAGGTACTGTACCAGATGAAATCGTTGATATCCTACGTGATGCGGGCGTGCATTCGTACAAAGTCTTCTTCTTCGAAACCTCAAAAGAGGACGGCGGCTTTATTTCTCCGAAGCATTACGCAGAGCAGTCTATGGCGGCATTGTGTACACACGACATGCCAACCCTACGCGGTTTCTGGCACTGCGATGACTTGAAAATGGGTCGTGAGATTGGTCTGTACCCAGATGAAAAACAGTTGGAAGGCTTATTCGCTGACCGCTTGAAGTGCAAACAAGGTATCCTAGACAGTGTTCGTTGGCACGGTTACTTGCCAGAAGGTATTGGCCATGATGCGCAGTTCGTACCAATGGATTCATACCTAAGCGAAGCGCTTCAATTGCACGTTGCGGCGGGTGATTCTGCACTGCTTAGCGTTCAGCTTGAAGACTGGCTAGAAATGGATCAACCGGTCAACATTCCTGGCACGGTTGATGAGTATCCAAACTGGCGTCGTAAGCTGTCGATGAACCTAGATGAAATCTTCAGTCGTGAAGACGTGAATCGCATTTCTAAACGCCTTACAGAAGTTCGCGCACAGGCGAGCAAATAA
- a CDS encoding glycogen/starch/alpha-glucan phosphorylase: MKPTQQKQFDKKSFQESVKKHLSVTYAHTIENADSRAWYLAMGHALAEFTTLDLLATEEDPRIKSAKSVNYLSLEFLIGRLTGNNLISMGLYEQVTEAMAELGYNLTDLLEEERDPSLGNGGLGRLAACFMDSCAAQEFPTVGYGLHYEYGLFKQSFKDGRQQEAPDAWRGVEGYPWEIARPELAQEIGFYGHVEVINENGKEVRKWVPGMTVRAMPWDLPIVGYESDTVYPLRLWECQAIAPFSLASFNNGDYFEAQHALIDAGNITKVLYPNDNHEKGKTLRLMQQYFHSAASVRDILRRHEAAGYSLADLPKQETIQLNDTHPTIAIPELMRILMDEKGLAWEAAWEISSKTFAYTNHTLLPEALETWPESLIQHLLPRHMEIIYEINHRFLQDVRAMWPGDVAKQQKLSIIEEGFHRMVRMANLCVIGSYAVNGVAALHSELVKKDLFPEFHEMYPTRLHNVTNGITPRRWLKFCNPGLSQLITEKVGPEWPAKLEQLEGIAKYSTDATFQKEFMAVKKENKERLATWVKENMGIELDTNAIFDVQIKRLHEYKRQHLDLLHVLSLYHRILNEPGFECTPRVVFFAAKAAPGYHLAKEIIFAINKIADKVNNDPRIGNKLKVVFIPDYRVSMAEIIIPAADVSQQISLAGKEASGTGNMKMALNGALTIGTMDGANVEIREEVGDENIYIFGLDVEGVKALKAQGYNPFDYYNADHLLKASMDLLLGEEFTPGQPGLLRATYDSLLDGGDPYLCLADFASYVKAHEDMSEQYKDQAGWAKKAILNTALVGKFTSDRSIRDYVNNIWKLEAVKR; encoded by the coding sequence ATGAAACCTACTCAACAAAAACAATTTGACAAGAAGTCGTTCCAAGAAAGCGTAAAGAAACACCTATCTGTAACTTACGCTCATACGATTGAAAACGCAGACAGCCGCGCATGGTACCTAGCAATGGGGCATGCTCTGGCTGAATTTACTACTCTAGATTTGCTTGCGACAGAAGAAGATCCACGCATTAAAAGTGCGAAGAGCGTTAACTACCTTTCGCTAGAATTCCTTATCGGTCGTTTGACTGGTAACAACCTAATCAGCATGGGTCTGTATGAACAAGTAACAGAAGCAATGGCTGAACTGGGTTACAACCTAACTGATCTGCTAGAAGAAGAGCGCGACCCATCATTGGGTAATGGTGGCCTTGGTCGTCTGGCTGCGTGTTTCATGGATTCATGTGCGGCACAAGAATTCCCAACTGTCGGCTATGGTTTACATTACGAATACGGTCTATTTAAACAGTCATTCAAAGATGGTCGCCAGCAAGAAGCACCTGACGCTTGGCGCGGTGTAGAAGGCTACCCTTGGGAAATTGCGCGTCCAGAACTTGCGCAAGAGATCGGTTTCTACGGTCACGTTGAAGTGATTAACGAGAACGGTAAAGAAGTTCGCAAATGGGTACCAGGCATGACAGTAAGAGCAATGCCTTGGGATCTTCCAATTGTGGGTTACGAATCAGACACGGTTTACCCGCTACGTCTTTGGGAATGTCAGGCGATTGCACCATTCTCACTAGCAAGCTTTAACAATGGTGATTACTTCGAAGCTCAGCACGCACTGATCGACGCAGGTAACATCACTAAAGTGCTTTACCCGAACGACAACCACGAGAAAGGTAAAACACTGCGTCTAATGCAGCAGTACTTCCACTCAGCAGCGTCTGTACGTGACATCCTACGTCGCCACGAAGCTGCGGGCTACTCGCTAGCGGATCTACCTAAGCAAGAGACTATCCAGCTTAACGATACGCACCCAACGATTGCGATTCCTGAACTAATGCGCATCCTGATGGATGAAAAAGGTTTAGCTTGGGAAGCGGCTTGGGAAATCAGCTCTAAGACATTTGCGTACACCAACCACACGCTACTTCCAGAAGCACTAGAGACATGGCCAGAGTCGCTAATCCAGCACCTGCTACCACGTCATATGGAGATCATTTACGAGATCAACCACCGCTTCCTACAAGACGTACGTGCAATGTGGCCGGGTGATGTCGCGAAGCAACAGAAGCTTTCTATCATCGAAGAAGGTTTCCACCGCATGGTTCGCATGGCAAACCTATGTGTAATCGGCTCTTACGCAGTAAACGGTGTAGCAGCACTTCATTCTGAATTGGTTAAGAAAGACCTATTCCCAGAGTTCCACGAAATGTACCCGACACGTCTACACAACGTAACGAACGGTATTACGCCACGTCGCTGGTTGAAGTTCTGTAACCCAGGTCTGTCTCAGCTTATCACTGAGAAAGTCGGCCCAGAATGGCCAGCGAAACTAGAGCAACTTGAAGGTATTGCGAAGTACTCTACTGACGCGACATTCCAAAAAGAATTCATGGCAGTGAAGAAAGAGAACAAAGAACGCCTAGCAACTTGGGTGAAAGAGAACATGGGTATCGAGCTCGATACTAATGCAATCTTCGATGTCCAAATCAAGCGTCTGCACGAGTACAAACGTCAGCATCTAGACTTGCTACACGTACTGTCTCTGTACCACCGTATTCTTAATGAACCAGGTTTTGAGTGTACGCCACGCGTTGTGTTCTTCGCAGCAAAAGCAGCACCGGGTTACCACCTAGCGAAAGAAATCATCTTCGCAATCAACAAGATTGCAGACAAGGTGAACAACGATCCTCGCATCGGTAACAAGCTGAAAGTGGTATTCATCCCTGACTACCGCGTGAGCATGGCTGAAATCATTATCCCTGCGGCTGACGTTTCTCAACAAATCTCGCTAGCGGGTAAAGAAGCATCAGGTACAGGTAACATGAAGATGGCGCTAAACGGTGCGCTAACTATCGGTACAATGGATGGTGCAAACGTTGAGATTCGTGAGGAAGTAGGCGATGAGAACATCTACATCTTCGGTCTAGATGTTGAAGGTGTGAAAGCGCTGAAAGCTCAAGGTTACAACCCATTTGATTACTACAATGCGGATCACCTACTCAAAGCGTCAATGGACTTGCTATTGGGTGAAGAGTTCACACCAGGTCAACCAGGCTTACTGCGTGCAACGTATGACAGCCTACTAGACGGCGGTGACCCGTACTTATGTCTTGCGGACTTTGCATCTTACGTGAAAGCGCACGAAGACATGAGCGAACAATATAAAGATCAAGCTGGCTGGGCGAAGAAGGCCATTCTTAATACCGCCCTTGTTGGCAAGTTCACGTCAGACCGCTCAATCCGCGACTACGTGAACAATATCTGGAAACTTGAAGCGGTGAAACGCTAA